ttatatgctttaggcacatgtcctaatgtcagagatgagttaataataccaagaagaggatctataatttctgggagcatctctttcagtagatttgtaggtatagggtctagtatgcatgttgttgatttagatgatctaataattttagacagctcatcttgatctacggtataaaataattgcattttctccttaagagcgctgtagttagtttgttcagcgggtttcacttctgactgcattgttataattttttattattatgtgaatgttatttaattattgtacAGTGCTTGCTATGAAATTAGCACTAGAaagattaaacattttctattttattccaAAATTGTTTGAATTGTCTACCACAAAATGCTCTTAAACACAATGCAAAATTTAAGATGTGGTAGAAATGATTCTATAACAGAACCCTTtataaacatttagaaaacatgtcactaatgacagaatttgtgtgCGATACATGTAGTGTTCACTGTTAAACATGGTTAGTAATTGACACATATCCATCATGTCCACTAGGAGTATAAGAGCATGCTGATATTCAACACAGCAGCACCCATACTTCaagtatgaatgaatgaaattgattgaaaaatattttttatccaTATATAAATTTCttacatatattttaaaggggtggttcaatggtgtgtcatgcattctgacttctttacaatgttaaacgtgctggcttctcatgcttgacatggtcaacttgtcaaaaaacaagttgggcgtatgacgtagtatttctgtgctcaatgcactcccccaaggttcgtataggttttgggaagttttttcgaacatgaaattccaTTACGTAACaaattttcttagtcccttattggacaattctctcggaaaagcacgcccacacgtcaaccagcaaGAGAACGAGCGCGCCCATCAATGTGCTTGCAGacgttcagctgtgtttgtttgttcacagcatttctgtgatgaatgttatataaacggtggatgtaacgctggatttggagatcgtttgaaactgatcgatggcgcggtcccagtgctaaaagatgccggacatgaaccacacGCCGTCtgtttccggaaataatcgtacagctgtatctttcttttataaagtatatgtgtatactgtatagatactgtagtatatatattaaataaagtatttaagtaataaatactcttcaaagatacgaagtatgcaatactactctataggcacttgagattaatatgagattggcagaaactgtgtgtgttacatCCGCTTTAACTGAAACCAAAGTTTTGTGTCGACACAATGCACAGACAGAAAGTCTGTTCAAAGACAGCGCTCTCATTtcttgttgttgtgtgttttggtgtGACAACAGTGGATCGAGTAAATTCAGTAACTGCAGTGTGAAGCATTTCGAGAGACTGATTTTGAATGGTGGTGGGGTGTGTTTAAAGAACCCACCCTCTTCTGGCCACATCATCACAGTGCCCACCTGTGGGAACGGCATTCTGGAAGATGGAGAACAATGTGACTGTGGCAGCCCGGAGGTATGGTAACAGTACCTGGCCGGGTACCTCAACTTCATCGAACTttatttttgatgttttaaaccaATGATGTTTTAAggtcccctttgtgttaagtgcattgctttgcggccccccatataaagacgtataatcttaaattaaaaattttaattaaaccaaaaacattcagttatacaatgctggaacctcaattcttttggttggtggtgtcatttttctgatgtttgattgcataaaatctatgataaatttctatatttcataaaaagccacaaaatctgtggcccccctggatccatcttggggccccccaggggaccacggcccccagtttgagaaccactgttttagACCATATATCTTCATCTGGAAGTACTGCATGAAGACAACCGATTCTCTATCCGTTAAGACACCCTTGACCTAAAAAAGATTCCTGTTTTATACTGTTAGTTCTTAGCAGTCCTTTTGCTGTAGAACGTTTTAGAATTTTTGTACCGGCCAAACAATCCAGTCAGCCAAATCCTTCCCACCTTACAGCATTTCCAATTGTGTTTTAATTACTTGCAAAATCCTCATAATGTAAAACTGTATTgcactaacaccgtgtctacaccgcgTGATGCGACgcaacaaaagacaataaaacgcatTAGAGCCCATtataattgaacattttgtccacactggatgtggcgcggcgcgacaatcccattagaacaagccgtgtgtcgtgTCGCACCGCGCTGGTcatgtccggtgtagacacggtgtaagaatACAGCATCACGTCGTTCTTTAAGTAATCTAACCAAAGGCTCATCTTTTTATAGGTGTTGAGTTTTTTAACCTAAAGGTATCATAATGTAACCTAAtctatcatatcatatcatatcatcgTAATATCATAATGCACAGAACACAGCTTAGTGTTAGACTAAATGCACAATGTTGAGTTTTTTGTGGTCATGTTGTGTTACAGGTgtgcaaaaataaatgttgtgaTGCCGCTACATGCACTTTAACAAAGAACTCAGCCTGTGGCACAGGAGTTTGCTGTGAAAACTGTCAGGTGacgtcacacacacatacagtaaggcTTTTGCTTAAACAAGTAAACAGCACTAAATGCAAGCGTGCTTCCGTTTTTCTGCAGATCAAAGTGTCTGGATCCCCCTGCAGACCGTCGGCGAACCCCTGTGACCTTCCCGAGTTCTGTAATGGGACGTCTGAGTTCTGTCCGGGAGATTTCTACTTTATGGACGGCCTGCCGTGTGCCAGTAAAACCGCGTACTGCTATGAGGGCCGCTGTCAGACGCTGGACTATCAGTGCAAACAGCTCTTTGGCTCAGGTAGATCACGATGTAGATCAGGCATCTGTTGGTCTGCCAATATATTCCCAAACATCAAATTCTTTACAAAGCGTATTTTATAGAGATGAATTctcctctgtttctctctctatgTAGAGGCGACTAAAGCAGATGAAAAGTGTTTCAGTTATGTCAATTCAGTCGGTGATAATTTTGGGAACTGTGGAAAACCTGGTGATCGTCCGATTGCTTGTGTTGGGGAGTGAGTCCAGTTCAATTCAATCTGTTTTTGCCACTTGAACAATCATCCATACCGTATTTCAATTAAAACCAAACACATAGTATGATATTACTTGACTGGGTGATTCTACACTGCCACAGGAAAATGTCTAACATTGGATTATACAACATTTGTACTGCATTTGACAGTTATTTGTATATCTGTACAGGAACACTATGTGTGGGAAAATTCAGTGCCTGTTTGACAGCAACGAGCCTCCGGCAGGAGCCAAAGTCAGTGTACAGTATCTAGACGGAGGCCAAATCAAATGCATGAACGCTGACTTTAACATGGGTACGGATGTGCCAGATCCAGCATATGTCAAAACCGGCTCAGTCTGTGCTCCTGGAAAGGTAAGGATAGATCATTCCTAGACAACAAGTCACTCGTTTTCTAAGCTTATTTTGAACTTCTCAtgctaaatgtacagtatgtgtgctgtTACCAGGGTTGGGCAGGgttactttaaaaatgtattccgGTACAGTTACAAATGACTTTATCAAAATGTAATCCGTAACGTAATCCAAGTATCACAATGTAAAAGTAATGTAGCTTTTGGATTACTCTAGGGTCacatatgtaaataaaacagaaaagcaacatgattttaaaaagtcTTTTCATTTACTGTACACAGAAGCAAAGCAGCATCAGAATAGTCTTGAGGTGGCTCAAAGAAGAATATAAAGTCAAAAACAGGAACTTATTAGAGAGGGCTGCAAGATTCAAAttgaaggggtcatatggcgcaaatacgtgtttttctgtgtctttggtgtgttataaattttGAAACAATTATAATCCTGATAGTAATCCAATTTTTTACTAATTGTAACTGTAATCTGattatttagttttttcatGTAACTGTAACGGATTTTTGTATCCTGATTACTGTAATCCCGTTACATGTAATCAGTTACTCCCCAACCCTGACTGTTACCTACAGTAGTCATATACATTAGGGCTATAACACTTCTACTACACAATActtcatattaatatattatcgcaatatttgttcaaaatatttattgaaatggGTTTCAATTAACTATAGGTCAAATTCaccttttttgtatttattctgtgtttttcttttttgcacaAGTGAATGATACTCAGATACATGTGTAgtgagtaagagagagagagcgagtttGTAACTATTGTGGACAATATTGTAAATGGGTGCTGAATCATTTACAATATTAACATATGTGTAGTATTAGCACGATATGgataatcatggtttttaatatcgtTGTTATTGTCAATAGCAGTATATTGTGAAAGCttcaatataaatgaataacatctctctcacacacaggcGTGTGTGGACTTTACCTGTACAAATTCTTCAGTTCTGGATCAGAGTCAGAAGTGTGACGCCCAGAAAAACTGTAACAGTAATGGAGTAAGTTATTAACAAAGTAGCAGTTCAACAGTGACTATTTACACGAGGGTCAAAAATGTACTCATAGTTCCATCTCTGCTGAAagctaaaaagaaaaacaacttttttttaagaactcTGTTTTGGATTCCAAGAACAAAGTCATATGGGGGTTTGAACGACACAATGGCCACTACATTTTCATTTGGCTGAAATCTTTAATGCTCGTTCTTGGTGTTATTGTGAATGattcaaaaatatttgttatttatgtaCCTTAGAtcaccttaaaataaaaacggTGTCCTCATTTATCCACTCTCAAACATTTCAGACTAGATTTTTAGGagatattttgcagaatgtcCAAGCTAAAAGGAATGTTTATGCCCAAAAAGGACATACATCTATCATAAAATCAgttcatataaataaattctTTCAAAGCAATACAATCACTTTAAAGAACATCCTTATTTACTCTCAAATCAAATCCTTCGTGAACTTCATGTATACAGAGTCAAAGTCAACTACTGTGGCATGTGAATGACATCACACCTCATTGGTTCAGTACCTCAGAAGACTTTGAATGTACCACTTGAGTAAAACAGATTCATTTTACggtattttctgttttgttgtacCGAAGTCATATGAATTTCTGTCATGAGATGAcagaatggtgacagaatttcaaACCGTAGCATTTTAAGATAATCCCACATGAACTTGAAGTATGATGTTTGTTTTCACAGGTGTGTAATGATCAATTTAACTGTCATTGTAATGACGGCTGGGCTCCTCCCAACTGTGACAAAAGAGGTAGAGGTGGAAGTATTAACAGCGGACCTGCACAGATCGGTAAGGTCACGCTCTCTCTGATGAATGAACGCATCACACAGTCACATGTTTTTAATGGTTGTATTATATCTTTCTTTTAGATTATTCGCTCAGAGATGGTCTTCTGATCTTCTTTCTTCTGGTGGTCCCAATTCTGGTGGTCTTAATCATTGTTTTGCTCTATGTGTTTAAACGGGACAGCCTTAAGCGTTGTGTCAAGGGCCGCCCCTCTAAACGCAACAGGTCCATCAAACAACAACGACATTTCAATATTAAAATTTATGGCTTAAGTTGTAAGAAAACAACATGGAAAGTCTGGAGACGGTTTTCCACTGATAATAATGTCATTTAATAATATCTTACAACAGGTCATCTAATGAAGCGAATGGTCCTACGAATGCCCAGGCAAATGCACAGTCTAATGGAAATGCGACAAGAACGTCCACCCCGCAGTCAATGACGCAGGTACAAACAGAAATCACATTTATACATAATACATGGGCTATTAGCTTTGTGTCTGAAAATAATCTGCAGATATGCCAGAAATGACTTGCGAATATGTTCTACTTGGAAAATCATCATTGATTCTCTTTGGTAACTTTCTCTGtgcttttttcttctttcagCCAAACGCGCCATCACGTCTAGTGAATACCTCAGTATCTCAACCAAGGTAATGTAACTACAAATGTggaaacacatttatttgtagTACTTTGACCTTACCCAACCCTTCAAACTTCCCTGTAGCTACTTCTCATTCTGTTGCGTTAGGGATTAAAAGTACCCAACTTCTTATGTGCTATGGTCTATGGACATGAATTATTCTTTGAGCTCTTTAAAGAAAAGGTTTTCGAAAtgatctgtctctctgtctcacacTGGGGCATTTCAATCATATCTGGGGCCATCACCATTGTATTATGAATGACTTTACCTGCTTCTCTACCTTTTAGACAAGGACCAGGAGTGCCCAGACCAATCCCACCCAGACCAGTCCCACCCAGATAGACACAAGTCCCAGTGTGAAGGCATGACAGGGGGAAACTGTCTTTGTCTGTCGAATATCTGTAAACCAACATTTTTGAAACAGATGAAGGATTAACGTTGTTTTTAACTAATTATGACTAAAGTATTTGCTACTTAacgttattaaaaatgtttacaaagatttgtataaatgttttttctatTGTAAAGATATCTGAATGTACTCTGAACACATATTACGATTCTTTTTCTCTGTATGGCTTTTTCATCTGTATTGTGTTAAACAGCACTACAAACATTTAGAATTTGTTTTATAACGTTCAAAATCAGGTTGACTGGTTATTTTTATGGACTGTGGTCGTGGTTTTGTTGGC
This genomic window from Triplophysa rosa linkage group LG18, Trosa_1v2, whole genome shotgun sequence contains:
- the zgc:174164 gene encoding disintegrin and metalloproteinase domain-containing protein 9 isoform X3; the encoded protein is MTRYIHIFIFILTKTAIYHAIDQTLYVKNYKVVKPRLVHERWRRNADTSHTPEQVQERHADNVTYSISINGSERLLHLTKNTDFLSDNFVMISQDAQKVKVHREKPVLCHYHGYVEGYEDSLVALSTCEGLRGVILMGNESYGVEPVPQSKANEHLLFLLKDSLQEPFVCGLADETHQTEDISQQPSMSMFLREKRSLPQIKYVELVLVVDHLRYYKPLNIRIALIGLEIFNKENPFTVEGNAGEVLTRFVKWRREELLPRLRHDVGQLIVGRSGSYPGGVLGMAFVGTVCSAHSSGAINVFSGNSLPYFSTVVAHELGHNLGMNHDVDYCTCNGGCVMGPSASGSSKFSNCSVKHFERLILNGGGVCLKNPPSSGHIITVPTCGNGILEDGEQCDCGSPEVCKNKCCDAATCTLTKNSACGTGVCCENCQIKVSGSPCRPSANPCDLPEFCNGTSEFCPGDFYFMDGLPCASKTAYCYEGRCQTLDYQCKQLFGSEATKADEKCFSYVNSVGDNFGNCGKPGDRPIACVGENTMCGKIQCLFDSNEPPAGAKVSVQYLDGGQIKCMNADFNMGTDVPDPAYVKTGSVCAPGKACVDFTCTNSSVLDQSQKCDAQKNCNSNGVCNDQFNCHCNDGWAPPNCDKRGRGGSINSGPAQIDYSLRDGLLIFFLLVVPILVVLIIVLLYVFKRDSLKRCVKGRPSKRNRSSNEANGPTNAQANAQSNGNATRTSTPQSMTQPNAPSRLVNTSVSQPRQGPGVPRPIPPRPVPPR
- the zgc:174164 gene encoding disintegrin and metalloproteinase domain-containing protein 9 isoform X1 translates to MTRYIHIFIFILTKTAIYHAIDQTLYVKNYKVVKPRLVHERWRRNADTSHTPEQVQERHADNVTYSISINGSERLLHLTKNTDFLSDNFVMISQDAQKVKVHREKPVLCHYHGYVEGYEDSLVALSTCEGLRGVILMGNESYGVEPVPQSKANEHLLFLLKDSLQEPFVCGLADETHQTEDISQQPSMSMFLREKRSLPQIKYVELVLVVDHLRFNYKNKNSSAVRDEMVQLANLLDSYYKPLNIRIALIGLEIFNKENPFTVEGNAGEVLTRFVKWRREELLPRLRHDVGQLIVGRSGSYPGGVLGMAFVGTVCSAHSSGAINVFSGNSLPYFSTVVAHELGHNLGMNHDVDYCTCNGGCVMGPSASGSSKFSNCSVKHFERLILNGGGVCLKNPPSSGHIITVPTCGNGILEDGEQCDCGSPEVCKNKCCDAATCTLTKNSACGTGVCCENCQIKVSGSPCRPSANPCDLPEFCNGTSEFCPGDFYFMDGLPCASKTAYCYEGRCQTLDYQCKQLFGSEATKADEKCFSYVNSVGDNFGNCGKPGDRPIACVGENTMCGKIQCLFDSNEPPAGAKVSVQYLDGGQIKCMNADFNMGTDVPDPAYVKTGSVCAPGKACVDFTCTNSSVLDQSQKCDAQKNCNSNGVCNDQFNCHCNDGWAPPNCDKRGRGGSINSGPAQIDYSLRDGLLIFFLLVVPILVVLIIVLLYVFKRDSLKRCVKGRPSKRNRSSNEANGPTNAQANAQSNGNATRTSTPQSMTQPNAPSRLVNTSVSQPRQGPGVPRPIPPRPVPPR
- the zgc:174164 gene encoding disintegrin and metalloproteinase domain-containing protein 9 isoform X2: MTRYIHIFIFILTKTAIYHAIDQTLYVKNYKVVKPRLVHERWRRNADTSHTPEQERHADNVTYSISINGSERLLHLTKNTDFLSDNFVMISQDAQKVKVHREKPVLCHYHGYVEGYEDSLVALSTCEGLRGVILMGNESYGVEPVPQSKANEHLLFLLKDSLQEPFVCGLADETHQTEDISQQPSMSMFLREKRSLPQIKYVELVLVVDHLRFNYKNKNSSAVRDEMVQLANLLDSYYKPLNIRIALIGLEIFNKENPFTVEGNAGEVLTRFVKWRREELLPRLRHDVGQLIVGRSGSYPGGVLGMAFVGTVCSAHSSGAINVFSGNSLPYFSTVVAHELGHNLGMNHDVDYCTCNGGCVMGPSASGSSKFSNCSVKHFERLILNGGGVCLKNPPSSGHIITVPTCGNGILEDGEQCDCGSPEVCKNKCCDAATCTLTKNSACGTGVCCENCQIKVSGSPCRPSANPCDLPEFCNGTSEFCPGDFYFMDGLPCASKTAYCYEGRCQTLDYQCKQLFGSEATKADEKCFSYVNSVGDNFGNCGKPGDRPIACVGENTMCGKIQCLFDSNEPPAGAKVSVQYLDGGQIKCMNADFNMGTDVPDPAYVKTGSVCAPGKACVDFTCTNSSVLDQSQKCDAQKNCNSNGVCNDQFNCHCNDGWAPPNCDKRGRGGSINSGPAQIDYSLRDGLLIFFLLVVPILVVLIIVLLYVFKRDSLKRCVKGRPSKRNRSSNEANGPTNAQANAQSNGNATRTSTPQSMTQPNAPSRLVNTSVSQPRQGPGVPRPIPPRPVPPR